A single Gemmatimonadota bacterium DNA region contains:
- a CDS encoding alkaline phosphatase D family protein encodes MKILILTVLMLIPSRMMAAELLAGPMISHTTTSSAIIWVETDAPAKVTVDYWTQTGRAMTITRAAVETMTSESYPHTGTVTLNGLVQNTRVHYAISVNGKQVRALVPQVFRTMPAMQPRQNDSTYVADFSVGFGSCLNPGTQPMQPAFAEVLQHRPNAFFFIGDINYMPGRSSHYGEDPDPVRYAMAGYHREVRHVPEIRALMATTPSYGIWDDHDYGPNNSDRTFSYREETLELYRRYWPNSGGGTSQTKGIFHKFRISDVEFFMLDDRYHRDPNDAEDRKTMFGQSQIDWLKASLKASTATFKVIANGNSMVVDFTGRGERWDNFGTERDDFLKWMFAENITGVVFIAGDWHVGTLNRLYREGQDTYPLFELLSSNAAVRTDPIVQRPRSGWRGNPQSIATVYPGFNFGLLRFSGPKGNRELNMKIVDKDGNVQIKYVLGENDLR; translated from the coding sequence ATGAAAATTTTGATCTTAACAGTACTGATGCTCATTCCATCGCGGATGATGGCTGCAGAGCTACTTGCAGGCCCAATGATAAGCCACACGACGACATCGTCGGCGATAATCTGGGTTGAGACAGACGCGCCAGCAAAGGTCACAGTAGATTACTGGACGCAAACGGGCAGAGCTATGACGATCACCCGTGCAGCAGTCGAGACAATGACCTCGGAAAGCTATCCCCACACTGGCACGGTGACACTGAACGGACTTGTGCAGAACACAAGGGTTCACTACGCGATTTCGGTAAATGGAAAACAGGTAAGAGCACTTGTTCCCCAGGTATTCCGTACAATGCCCGCGATGCAACCGCGACAGAATGATTCAACCTACGTCGCTGATTTCTCCGTGGGATTCGGATCCTGCTTGAACCCGGGAACACAGCCCATGCAACCTGCATTTGCAGAAGTCTTGCAACACCGCCCAAACGCATTTTTCTTTATTGGCGACATCAACTACATGCCGGGACGATCCAGTCACTATGGCGAGGACCCGGACCCAGTTCGCTATGCAATGGCGGGATACCATCGGGAAGTACGACATGTGCCGGAAATCAGAGCACTCATGGCGACGACGCCCAGCTATGGGATCTGGGACGACCACGACTATGGGCCCAACAACTCCGACCGCACATTCTCCTATCGGGAAGAGACCCTGGAACTGTATCGACGGTATTGGCCGAACTCGGGTGGAGGCACTTCCCAGACAAAGGGGATCTTTCACAAATTCCGAATTTCCGATGTCGAGTTCTTCATGCTCGACGACCGCTATCATCGGGACCCGAATGACGCAGAAGACCGCAAGACAATGTTCGGCCAGAGCCAAATCGACTGGCTGAAAGCATCCTTGAAGGCGAGTACAGCGACGTTCAAAGTAATCGCCAACGGAAATAGCATGGTCGTTGACTTCACGGGACGTGGCGAGCGCTGGGACAATTTTGGTACAGAGCGGGACGACTTCCTGAAATGGATGTTCGCCGAAAACATCACCGGTGTCGTCTTCATCGCAGGCGATTGGCACGTTGGGACGCTCAACCGCCTCTATCGCGAGGGACAGGACACCTATCCCCTCTTTGAATTGCTCAGTTCCAACGCCGCCGTCAGGACAGACCCAATCGTCCAGAGACCCCGCTCGGGCTGGCGCGGAAACCCACAGAGTATCGCAACCGTCTATCCCGGTTTCAACTTCGGGCTACTCCGTTTCTCAGGCCCTAAAGGCAATCGCGAGCTAAACATGAAAATTGTCGATAAAGATGGAAACGTACAGATCAAATACGTGTTGGGGGAAAATGATCTGAGATGA
- a CDS encoding NUDIX domain-containing protein: MNLRNAAKALIQRGDQILVTENIDDKGLWYILPGGGMDPGKETLIDALKRECQEEIGADVAVEDLNFVREYITDNHEGSRTKGVHLIDFIFRCSVDERYNASEAPEGDPMQVGVKWMSISELKNLRFYPKPLLDYLGSEPGAPPIYLGDIT, from the coding sequence ATGAACTTGCGAAATGCAGCCAAGGCTCTGATTCAGAGAGGCGACCAAATTCTCGTTACCGAGAATATCGATGACAAAGGTCTTTGGTACATTCTGCCAGGGGGAGGCATGGACCCCGGCAAAGAGACACTAATAGATGCTCTCAAGCGGGAGTGCCAGGAAGAAATAGGTGCTGACGTCGCAGTTGAAGATTTAAACTTTGTTCGAGAATATATCACAGACAATCATGAGGGTTCCCGGACAAAGGGTGTCCATTTAATTGACTTCATCTTCCGATGCTCCGTTGATGAAAGATATAATGCCTCCGAAGCCCCAGAGGGAGATCCGATGCAGGTTGGGGTAAAATGGATGAGCATTAGTGAACTCAAAAACCTGAGATTCTATCCTAAGCCCTTACTTGATTACCTTGGCTCTGAACCCGGGGCACCTCCTATATACCTGGGAGATATTACCTGA
- a CDS encoding YgiT-type zinc finger protein, with protein sequence MPKDNMNAYDYGECENCDTPLQEQRIKQDFWIRDELIVLENVLAGVCPQCGAKVVRADVGSRIADLLNNPERIATAPHISVPVLSFDE encoded by the coding sequence ATGCCTAAAGACAACATGAATGCTTACGATTATGGGGAATGTGAAAACTGTGACACACCCCTGCAAGAACAGCGTATTAAACAGGACTTTTGGATACGTGATGAACTCATCGTTTTAGAGAATGTTCTGGCAGGTGTTTGTCCCCAATGTGGAGCCAAAGTCGTGCGAGCCGATGTGGGATCTCGCATCGCAGATTTACTGAATAATCCCGAGCGGATAGCAACCGCTCCCCATATTTCTGTTCCTGTCCTCAGCTTTGATGAATGA
- a CDS encoding chromosome partitioning protein ParB, with protein MPQKHSTIRDGKQLVWYTEKLWKQSNGLSTFEIDISSIKELDEDCWFGQKKPTLREIARHCKKINTASLKYPIILNVDGSLMDGGHRLCKAILEGHKTIKAVQFTSMPEPDEIHELVP; from the coding sequence GTGCCACAGAAACACAGTACAATACGCGATGGCAAACAGCTTGTGTGGTACACTGAAAAACTCTGGAAACAGTCCAACGGTCTTTCTACATTTGAAATCGATATATCATCAATCAAAGAATTAGACGAAGACTGCTGGTTTGGGCAAAAGAAACCTACCCTCAGAGAGATCGCGCGGCATTGTAAAAAAATTAACACGGCATCTCTGAAATATCCTATCATTCTAAATGTAGATGGCTCACTCATGGATGGCGGCCACCGCCTGTGCAAAGCAATACTTGAAGGCCACAAGACCATAAAAGCTGTCCAATTCACATCCATGCCCGAGCCAGATGAAATACATGAGTTGGTCCCCTGA
- a CDS encoding phytanoyl-CoA dioxygenase family protein, giving the protein MAMIDMKQIETLEDATDLLQNPETLRRQAKENGYLFFRNLLDPERVLEVRHQILGVCRDHGWLMDGSELTSGIANPDIQVVESKDPRWQAFYDDVLKIRDFHALALEPPLIRAFEVLFGEQVLPHSRNICRLVFPDTDTHSTPPHQDNYFIGGSDETWTAWIPCGDCPEELGGLAVARGSHRRGKLETFEGVGPGGRQVPVEEDSVWIGGDYLCGDVIILHSLTIHQGRDNESADRLRISADYRYQPRSHPVREDSLQPHMNWLTWKDVYETWDESDPVKYYWQAWDLDIVAREVRV; this is encoded by the coding sequence ATGGCAATGATTGACATGAAACAAATCGAGACACTGGAGGATGCGACGGATTTGTTGCAGAATCCGGAGACGCTCCGGCGACAGGCAAAGGAGAATGGGTACCTATTCTTTCGCAACCTGCTCGATCCGGAACGTGTACTCGAAGTTCGGCATCAGATCCTCGGCGTCTGTCGGGATCACGGGTGGCTGATGGATGGCTCCGAACTGACATCAGGCATTGCAAATCCCGACATTCAGGTTGTCGAGAGCAAAGACCCGCGCTGGCAGGCATTTTATGATGATGTACTGAAAATTCGAGACTTTCACGCACTGGCACTCGAACCTCCTCTGATTCGGGCGTTCGAAGTTCTATTCGGCGAACAGGTACTCCCGCACAGCCGAAACATCTGCCGTCTTGTCTTCCCCGATACAGATACTCATTCGACCCCACCGCACCAGGACAATTACTTCATCGGAGGATCAGACGAAACCTGGACAGCATGGATTCCCTGCGGTGACTGTCCAGAAGAACTCGGAGGACTTGCCGTCGCCCGAGGCTCGCACCGACGCGGGAAACTGGAAACATTCGAAGGCGTGGGACCGGGAGGTCGTCAAGTTCCCGTCGAAGAGGATTCCGTCTGGATCGGCGGCGACTATCTATGCGGCGACGTGATTATTCTACACAGTCTGACCATTCATCAGGGACGCGATAACGAGTCGGCAGATCGTCTGCGGATTTCGGCTGATTACCGATATCAACCGCGAAGTCATCCAGTCCGAGAGGACTCGCTACAGCCACACATGAATTGGCTGACCTGGAAAGATGTTTATGAGACGTGGGATGAGAGCGACCCGGTAAAATATTACTGGCAGGCGTGGGACCTGGATATTGTTGCGAGAGAAGTGCGTGTTTAA
- a CDS encoding DUF4258 domain-containing protein yields the protein MAIIDVIRGKLVEQEYEFAIPHFFEEMADDDLIFPDIEEAIARGKIRRRFTRDPRGTRYEIVGSATDGRQIAIICRIKSTGKLLFITTYALE from the coding sequence GTGGCTATCATAGATGTCATTCGAGGCAAGTTGGTAGAGCAAGAATACGAATTTGCCATACCACATTTTTTTGAAGAAATGGCTGATGATGATCTAATCTTTCCAGATATTGAAGAAGCAATAGCAAGGGGAAAAATTAGACGAAGATTTACACGTGACCCGCGAGGTACACGGTACGAAATTGTAGGTTCCGCAACAGACGGAAGACAAATCGCTATAATATGTCGTATTAAGAGCACTGGGAAATTACTGTTTATCACAACTTACGCTCTGGAGTAG
- a CDS encoding Ldh family oxidoreductase: MPVYIPEDARRIMPNLLRDFATEALHKVGLPDGDAALIARYLVDVDLRGVASHGTRQLRRYVAEFREGRINPQPEIAQIMDAPSMAIFDGDGGAGYLVATRATEAVIEKAKTNGIAVASTRNHGHVGSAGIYARLALTRDLATLCVAGGIAWTKPTRPDATVWDAMSAPPMCFGIPTAEGPPFVLDMNANMLKDRSKLAEALQTFPDFIFKSLGMRFTSWFLAGILAGTATPESHRPKFSSATRGFMIVAIDVAQLGDLEAYKAEISRILRESRSLNPMPGLSSAEVPGSLEWQREQTREQSGIPLTEEHLDMLQRIATEIDVPIPWEA; this comes from the coding sequence ATGCCCGTTTACATCCCCGAAGACGCCAGGCGTATAATGCCCAATTTGTTGCGCGACTTTGCGACTGAAGCATTGCACAAAGTCGGTTTGCCAGATGGCGATGCCGCGTTGATCGCGCGCTATCTTGTAGATGTGGATTTGCGCGGGGTGGCCTCACACGGCACGCGACAGTTGCGGCGGTATGTGGCTGAGTTTCGAGAAGGGCGCATTAACCCACAGCCCGAAATTGCCCAGATCATGGATGCCCCTTCAATGGCGATTTTTGATGGCGATGGCGGTGCGGGTTACCTCGTAGCAACGCGGGCAACAGAGGCCGTCATTGAAAAGGCGAAAACAAACGGCATTGCCGTTGCGAGCACGCGCAATCACGGCCATGTGGGCAGCGCGGGGATCTACGCGCGGCTGGCACTAACACGCGACCTGGCGACCCTTTGCGTGGCAGGGGGAATCGCTTGGACCAAACCGACGCGCCCCGATGCAACGGTATGGGATGCGATGTCTGCCCCCCCGATGTGTTTTGGCATACCAACTGCAGAAGGTCCGCCTTTTGTACTGGACATGAATGCAAACATGTTGAAAGACCGCAGCAAACTCGCCGAGGCATTGCAGACATTCCCGGATTTTATTTTTAAAAGTTTGGGCATGCGATTTACATCGTGGTTCCTGGCGGGTATTTTAGCAGGCACAGCAACACCTGAATCGCACAGACCAAAATTTTCAAGCGCCACGCGGGGATTTATGATTGTGGCGATTGATGTGGCTCAACTGGGAGACTTGGAGGCTTATAAGGCAGAAATCTCTCGCATTTTGCGCGAAAGCCGGTCACTGAACCCCATGCCGGGCTTGTCGAGCGCCGAAGTTCCCGGCAGTTTGGAATGGCAACGCGAACAAACGCGCGAGCAAAGCGGTATCCCGCTGACCGAAGAACATCTCGACATGTTGCAACGCATTGCCACAGAGATCGATGTACCTATACCCTGGGAGGCATAA
- a CDS encoding DUF6141 family protein codes for MDNSNFIEIQQFRQGWLLAIVLAALIYIGFKVFRNWPMSGTNMLIFGAIALALVLVPVFMLSIKMITEVKNDAIHIRFFPLKREVIPFSEIAKCDARQYSPIKEYGGWGIRYGTKGIAYNVSGDRGVQLELTNGKRLLIGSQRSEELAKTIRSTVFTTEEEG; via the coding sequence ATGGACAACTCAAATTTCATCGAAATTCAGCAATTTAGACAGGGCTGGCTATTGGCTATTGTACTTGCAGCTTTGATCTATATAGGATTCAAGGTATTTCGGAACTGGCCAATGTCTGGCACCAATATGCTCATTTTCGGTGCCATTGCTCTGGCTCTGGTATTGGTACCGGTGTTTATGCTTTCGATAAAGATGATAACTGAAGTCAAAAATGACGCTATTCACATCAGATTCTTTCCGCTAAAGAGAGAGGTAATCCCATTCTCAGAAATTGCAAAATGCGATGCCAGACAGTACAGCCCAATCAAAGAATACGGCGGATGGGGAATTCGATATGGAACTAAAGGAATAGCTTATAATGTGAGTGGAGATCGGGGCGTACAATTGGAATTAACGAATGGAAAGCGATTATTGATTGGCTCTCAGCGATCTGAAGAGCTGGCAAAAACAATACGTTCCACAGTCTTTACAACAGAGGAGGAAGGATGA
- a CDS encoding phytanoyl-CoA dioxygenase family protein, translated as DEFLETGYLIVKEAVPRDKLERVRQAYETLVDRQRENWKAERAENDPPGGVWETAPQPRLQLSRSPLVNQIDQETAPAVEVWLEENIHGVSTELLDIADGAVTEMMMMCNPVRDHGPAKWHRDHHPIDTAPLQGYIDDILEGGPRYVQWNIPLYDDSVLWVIPGSHLRLNTPEENEILLADPCRPLPNGVQTHLEAGDGVVYILPILHWGSNYSPKMRRTIHGGFSTHTSIKDLSFTNYLSPQAQEAFARWNNRSEQMMQHTEDALRAVLSGDSTAYLSALDNLHPWRAEKGRILSTVFLCKAALAIRLRKDPPLQNIAEDLQRRLLGKHPITLNWGSKFAERFTSDEVHLLWDRFSPLEALLQSDEEHFVPGFQSIPMKHYFNEMPADYDTADFIASWTEQ; from the coding sequence GCGACGAATTTCTGGAAACCGGCTACCTCATCGTCAAGGAAGCCGTGCCACGCGATAAGCTCGAACGCGTCCGTCAGGCGTACGAAACGCTCGTTGACCGCCAGCGCGAAAACTGGAAAGCCGAGCGTGCGGAAAATGATCCACCTGGAGGCGTATGGGAAACAGCGCCACAGCCTCGCCTGCAACTCTCAAGATCGCCGCTCGTCAATCAGATCGACCAGGAGACCGCGCCAGCAGTCGAAGTATGGCTCGAAGAGAACATCCACGGGGTCAGTACAGAACTTCTCGATATCGCGGACGGAGCCGTCACAGAAATGATGATGATGTGCAACCCCGTCAGGGATCACGGCCCGGCAAAGTGGCACCGCGATCACCATCCGATCGACACGGCACCGCTCCAGGGCTATATCGACGACATCCTCGAAGGAGGCCCGCGCTACGTCCAGTGGAACATCCCGCTCTACGACGACAGCGTCCTCTGGGTAATACCGGGCAGCCATCTGCGGCTGAACACCCCCGAAGAGAATGAGATATTGTTGGCAGACCCCTGCCGCCCACTACCCAATGGCGTACAGACACACCTCGAAGCCGGTGACGGCGTCGTCTATATCCTCCCCATCCTCCACTGGGGCAGCAACTACAGCCCCAAAATGCGGCGAACCATCCACGGTGGCTTCTCGACCCACACTTCAATCAAGGACCTCTCGTTTACCAACTACCTCTCTCCGCAGGCACAGGAGGCATTCGCGCGCTGGAACAACCGCAGCGAACAGATGATGCAGCACACGGAAGACGCACTGAGAGCTGTTCTCTCTGGAGATAGCACCGCGTATCTCAGCGCCCTGGACAACCTCCATCCGTGGCGGGCCGAAAAAGGTAGAATTCTGTCAACCGTATTCCTCTGCAAAGCGGCACTTGCGATTCGACTGCGAAAAGACCCTCCGCTTCAGAATATCGCCGAAGACCTCCAGCGTCGCCTTCTGGGAAAACATCCCATCACGCTCAACTGGGGATCGAAATTCGCCGAACGATTCACCTCTGACGAAGTCCACTTGCTCTGGGATCGCTTCAGCCCACTCGAAGCACTGCTCCAATCGGACGAAGAACACTTTGTGCCGGGCTTTCAATCCATCCCCATGAAGCATTATTTCAATGAGATGCCCGCGGACTATGACACGGCGGACTTCATCGCCAGTTGGACAGAACAGTAG
- a CDS encoding Gfo/Idh/MocA family oxidoreductase, protein MNHLTYKKPRICILGCGNIGALHAKNLQWRAVLYFCSRSRVSAYKYNLKFKGEGTFDDLTAVLESDVDAVVIASPPEHHKDQIIALLEAGKSVLVEKPMCISPEEIVEIETALERVETPLLMIAENYYYKPSLSYIKHMVAQGDIGEISSVSVKKLTTQAAQGWKSAHGALLEGGIHFIALISDLFDAVPEQIEAIFPGYSGNTPERESVVRMVYATGAIAELHYSWQTPSLTKGVFQHSYIEGTRGRIVFESNGIYIRKPQKGFRILWPGLKDLMGYRAMTADFLSCLQNRSRQPYSDFARAKRDLKIVFDAYACDS, encoded by the coding sequence ATGAATCACCTGACATATAAAAAGCCTCGTATCTGCATCCTGGGTTGTGGGAATATCGGCGCGCTTCATGCGAAAAATTTGCAATGGCGGGCGGTGTTGTATTTTTGCAGTCGGTCGCGGGTAAGCGCGTACAAGTACAATCTCAAATTTAAGGGCGAGGGCACCTTTGACGACCTGACCGCCGTATTGGAAAGCGATGTGGATGCCGTAGTAATCGCTTCCCCGCCAGAGCATCACAAAGACCAGATAATCGCATTATTAGAAGCTGGCAAATCCGTGCTCGTCGAAAAACCGATGTGCATTTCACCAGAGGAAATTGTCGAGATCGAGACCGCGCTGGAACGGGTCGAGACCCCCTTATTGATGATCGCGGAGAATTATTATTACAAACCCTCGCTATCGTACATCAAGCACATGGTCGCCCAGGGCGATATTGGCGAAATCAGTTCAGTTTCAGTAAAAAAGCTCACTACGCAAGCGGCGCAAGGTTGGAAAAGTGCTCATGGTGCTTTGCTGGAAGGCGGCATTCATTTTATCGCCTTGATTTCAGATCTATTCGATGCGGTACCCGAACAGATCGAGGCGATATTCCCGGGCTATTCAGGCAATACACCAGAGCGCGAATCTGTCGTGAGAATGGTCTATGCCACAGGCGCGATTGCTGAATTGCATTACTCGTGGCAAACACCGAGTTTGACAAAAGGCGTTTTTCAGCATTCTTATATCGAAGGCACGCGCGGACGCATTGTTTTTGAAAGCAACGGCATTTATATTCGCAAACCCCAGAAAGGCTTTCGGATTCTCTGGCCGGGACTGAAAGATTTGATGGGCTATCGCGCGATGACGGCTGATTTTTTATCCTGCCTTCAAAACCGTTCGCGTCAGCCGTATTCGGATTTTGCACGCGCAAAACGCGATTTAAAAATTGTATTTGATGCGTATGCGTGCGATAGCTAA
- a CDS encoding VOC family protein, protein MKTKSIFKTASPYLQDALNLPVEDLEEAIPFYETIMGFHVVSRKDMPCKSAILARDDIQIGLAENGGDPTQEGCFFEVDDVETAFNELKNNGLQNDDPNYRIDQHGDKSFRIFFVIAPDGLCYCLGQRV, encoded by the coding sequence GTGAAAACTAAATCTATATTTAAAACAGCCTCGCCCTACTTGCAAGATGCCCTGAACCTTCCTGTTGAGGACCTGGAAGAAGCCATCCCTTTTTACGAAACAATCATGGGATTTCATGTCGTATCTCGGAAGGACATGCCATGTAAATCTGCTATACTCGCAAGAGACGATATCCAGATCGGCCTGGCGGAAAATGGTGGTGATCCGACCCAGGAGGGCTGTTTTTTTGAAGTAGATGATGTCGAAACCGCCTTCAACGAATTGAAGAACAATGGACTGCAAAATGACGATCCCAATTATCGGATTGACCAACACGGTGATAAATCCTTCCGCATATTCTTCGTCATCGCGCCGGACGGGTTGTGCTATTGTCTTGGTCAGCGGGTATGA
- a CDS encoding GNAT family N-acetyltransferase, protein MTIIIREPSKNDTRGLAEVHVRSWQAAYRGQLPDDFLDNLSVDQREKQWHLTLNSPTNKVLVAEVDQRIVAFISFGPVRDEGLDKNAVGEVYAIYALEEFWDRGIGRKLMEASLTALRDMNCSMVKIWLLDTNQRAISFYRKFGFSADGAQKVEPLAGVERKEIRYSLNMV, encoded by the coding sequence ATGACAATAATAATTCGAGAACCTTCTAAAAACGACACCAGAGGTCTGGCCGAAGTCCACGTTCGATCATGGCAGGCTGCGTACAGGGGGCAATTGCCCGACGACTTTCTCGATAATTTATCTGTTGACCAGAGGGAGAAACAATGGCACCTGACCCTCAACAGCCCCACAAATAAAGTACTTGTAGCCGAAGTAGATCAAAGGATCGTTGCTTTCATCAGCTTCGGTCCCGTACGAGATGAAGGACTGGATAAAAATGCTGTTGGCGAAGTCTATGCAATTTATGCCCTTGAAGAATTCTGGGACCGCGGCATTGGCCGAAAGCTGATGGAGGCATCTCTTACGGCCCTTCGCGATATGAATTGCTCAATGGTAAAAATTTGGCTTCTCGATACCAACCAGAGGGCGATTTCCTTTTATCGAAAATTCGGATTCAGCGCAGATGGTGCACAAAAAGTAGAACCCCTTGCAGGGGTTGAACGTAAAGAAATCCGATACAGCCTGAATATGGTCTGA